The Dreissena polymorpha isolate Duluth1 chromosome 4, UMN_Dpol_1.0, whole genome shotgun sequence region GTATGCAGTTTTACAAATTTTTTGTTGGTCCCTTTGTTAAATTACCATAACAAATAAGTCACACTATTGCAGTGGAGTTTGCAATAATTTTCCACACCTTCTGCTATACAATATTCCCACCTGACCAAGACAAGTTAGCATTTTTTGACAGTAAcagctttaaataaaacattttatattttcacATCAATTTATCAAACAACACAGGTAAAAGATGTTTGAAGACACTTAAGTATTAATATTACTACAAGCTATACACAATGCAATACAAATCTAAAAAGATGCACAATTATGAAAGATGTGATATTACAAACAATGTTGTTTCTTCTTGACTATTTGTTGTATCTCATTTTGACTAAAACAGAGTTAACTCAAGTATCCATGTATACATTCACTTGATATGTAGTGTTTGTATCTCACAACCTATCAGTACTAAAACCCTGAGTGACTTAGCACACAACAAATTAGAATAGTGATAACATGGACTCAACCTAATTCTGCTAAACAAATTTAAGTTgcttttttaagtatttatactgttgcaaaaaatattgattaaacaGCATGAAACATTTTTGACTCCACTTTCCTCAAGCATTACAGCCAAGCGCTTATCAAAGTTTGTGCAGAAATGAATTCTGGTTATATTAAGATAAAACATTGCTTAAAACTCCGGAATTCAACTTAATTAATTCAGATCCAAATATATTTCCAATATAACATAGCAAGTTGATGAAtgttaaaatgacaaaattaatgGACAGCAATGATAGAGCTACATTGGTAAAACAAGAGAGAATCTACTTCAAAAACACAAATTTGATAGATCGAGCCCTTGTGAACAAATCTAGTAATTTTGCGGAtgaattcaaaatatatttacaatgttATGCTCTGTTAAATACAcagacaaataataaaacaaagacttCAGGCCCCAAACTGATAGCCTTCATTCATACCGATCGTGCTCAGAGAGAACCCAATGGCGATGTACAGGATCACGGTGAATATAAAAATGAACATGCATGCTGTCATGGTGTACTGGGCCCACTTCTCAGCGTAGCGCAGGTCACCTCTGTTGTATGCACGATCAGACATTACTGGGGACAGAACGAAACATCATGTCACTATTGCCATGAAttaaatgtgcaaaaaatatatacacatttaattaattggTGTAGCAAATctgattttaaattatataataatatggtAAATCAATGCATGTATGGAGGTTATGATGAACAATTGCATATTATTAAGTATATTACACAGACCGTTAagatacattaataaataatgaacTTTAGtggaataaaaacattatttttgggCCAAGTTGGGAATAGTACTTGTACCATTccatttgggaattttttgtgtgaaaaaccTCGAAACTGAAATGGTTAGATTGGGAATTATCGGTCGATTTAATCTGGTATTTAATTGCACAAACCCATTGTAATGTTCTTTTAATTGCTTTTTTGCTGAAATGTTTATTTTCAGTGCTCATTATATTTGTTTCCTTGCAGAAATTAATGCCATTTTAACTTCTTTTTGGAATGTTTTGGATAGCATTTGGGAATCATGGGATTTTTCCTCAACCAGGAATCCCTGCAGATAAAGTGTGCAACAGGAAGTAACTCTTTAATTCCTCTATGAATTTATGAAAGCAAAAAAAGGATCAGAAAATGTTAAACACTGAATCTTTTTTGTTCAATAAGGTGATAATGATACACAATACTTACTGATCATCTGTACATACCtgaaaaaatcaatgaaatgGGTCCAAACACAGGGTTGATGATGGAGAGGATCAAACAGACCACAAAGTAGTTCCCGGGTTTCTTTCCAATGTAGTGACCATTGATTATGTCCTTGCGTACAAATACTGGGTCCTTTGTTACCAGCACCTGTTTGGATGTTGACAGTGAGTACACATCACCACCTGTCGGTGTATAACTGGGCTGCTGAACCATGCTTTTCTATGACAAGACTGCAAAAAGGTCAATCTGTTATATGAATTCTGAAAACAgaataataacaattaaaaccAAATCATTTTGTACTTTGggtaaataaattacatctttcaTCATAATTTGAAGTATCAAAGCCATTCATGATTTGAATGAATTATATTTTGATACTAAACAATTGTTAATAAAAAGGAAGTTTACATGGGTGTTTGACAAATACTATAGAAATGGGTGTATCACAAGAAATAAAGCAATCTGTTGCATAACCACTATTGAACTGAACTTAATATTGCACAGTCACTTTTTATAAAATATCTTGTGGCTTTGCATTTCAATAAGAAAACCCTGACAATATTTTCATCTTtataagacacaattttgtttttcttcactATGTGTTTTAAATAAGATTACATACAGGCAGAATCTGCCTTTTGGTACTTTTCCTAGCCTGTCAAGATGGTGTGTTATAACAGCAATTTAGTTAATATCAGAAATATTCTATGACAATGCATTAGTTAAAgtataaatgaacaaaaacatgaaaaaagcCATTATTAAATAGAGAAAACCTCTTGGATCAATTTTGGTGTATTCAACATTGTTGACTACAGCACAGGTATGCAGGGCAACAGAGTATTCAACATTGTTGACTACAGCACAGGTatgcagggcaacagataagatttcatgtcaattagtttttACTGCaagcttttttaaacaattagttttttccctCAAATCAAAACGTCAAAAAGTTTTTTACAGTCAATAaaaaatttacctttatttcatgGCGAGATGAGCTCTTTAATATTCGGCAGTGACAATTCttattgcaataaattaattaaagtcATTATGTATTCATATTGTCAATGTTTGCTTgcttatattaataaatacatttaattgtcTATTGACCAAGCATGTATGATAATGAGTCTGTTTTACCACTCCTGTGTTTCAGTCTCAGAGCACACCTTTTTAGCTTTAAAACACTCTTTACAACCTCTTTACCCGACAATTTTTTTTTGcgttacaaattgaaacatattaGGCGCGCACGCCGCTAATGAAATTTTCTTAGCATGTCCGCGTTTAGAACAAGATGCCGACATTTTCACTAATTTTTTTTGACggaagaaaattgttatgtagACACCGTTCTGAACCTGTGTTCATATATACTTTTCACTAATATTACGACCGCACTGAAagttacaatatactaattcaaatcaaacacagtATGGAGGGAATCGGTAAAATAAAACGACAAAGAATCTATTGCAATTCGTTTTCCAATTTTGTAATCGTTTATTGTACGATCGATTTCGTATTTGAATTTGTTTTCTGTACACtacaaatcgtaaaaacgataaaaagatccttatctgttgccctgagggatgtcaattgtcccaaattttaaATCCGGAAAATTATGCCGGGTGGTCTCAAGGGGGCGCAGGTGGCCAACCCTCAAGTCCTTACTACTGTACcattttatagtctttctagttACAATTTCTGGTGAACACTAtgtgttatattataaattataatataatataaatcagACAGTCCATATCATCGCATATGTATTCGTCATTCGTCAGCTACTGTTCATGTCATCCCcaagccaatcagaaataaacaagcaaatttgttgaatttatatcccccgccaatatgcttctggacacaaaatgtaaattatatttgacactcaaaagagcattttttcaagatacaaagggccataactctgttattaacaaatggtaaacaatgccatttggcgtgcatcatcctcttatccatatatattctcataccaagtttcaatgaaatccgccacagcactcccaagatatggctccggacggacggacaacgcaataacaataaataaaatccaGGGCGAATTCGGTACCAAGTGCAAATTTCCATAAGACTATGaagctttaacaaatatattaatttcatTCTCGTTGTGGTCTGCACATTTACATTGATATTAAAATCGACCCTGGTTGGCTAAAATCTGGATTTCTGCAACAATTAATCTGAATAATTGACACCCCTGACAGCAACATCATAACACACAGACAGTATAGTGaagtcattttgtttattttcatcagggcaacagataaggttcgttttatcgtttttacgattcatatttgacagaaaacgaattgaaaaatcaatcgtacagaaaacgattatgaaaatggaaaacCAATTGAAATTGGTTCTTTGTCGTTTAAGTTGTTCCGTTTTCCGCCATACCGCTTTTAATTATAATAAGTGTATTGCAACCTTTAATGCGGCCGTAATATTTTCAGTTAGTTCGTATAGGCCGGTGTCAATATAAAAAGTTACTTCAGCCGAAATAAGTTCAGGAAAAGGTTCTCTGTTAAACGCTGTCTGGTTAGGAAACTTTCATTAACGGCGTGCGcgcccaatattttacaattcggtATGCGAGCCAAACCGTCGGGAAAAGACATTGTGAAGAGTATACAATCACATTTAATAGCGCAAGTGGTGACAGATTCTGAAATATTCGGCTCAAAACACCGCTGCGATTCCGTGTCTCAAATTAACTAACATCATCATGATCTCCACTGGCTTGTCATTGATGGAGAGGATTTGGCAATGTGAGTATGATCTGAGACTGAGAGGCAGGAGAGTTGAAACTGATTGAAATTAAATGACTCATCATCATCCATTTGTAAATATACAATTAGTactaatatttacaaacaaccaTTGCCA contains the following coding sequences:
- the LOC127877577 gene encoding uncharacterized protein LOC127877577; its protein translation is MVQQPSYTPTGGDVYSLSTSKQVLVTKDPVFVRKDIINGHYIGKKPGNYFVVCLILSIINPVFGPISLIFSVMSDRAYNRGDLRYAEKWAQYTMTACMFIFIFTVILYIAIGFSLSTIGMNEGYQFGA